From the genome of Caldilineales bacterium, one region includes:
- a CDS encoding S1C family serine protease: MKPLLASLNDELAALVEQTLPSLVEIRNGPRGSGAGTIWHGDGLIVTNAHVVAGRGQRSSLQAMLHDGRTLPARLLALDAELDLAALSVAATGLPAIRLGNSQELRPGQWVLALGHPWGVRGAATAGIVIGGAAAYPAGADDWRAGDWLAVSLHLRPGYSGGALVDEAGQLVGINTMMTGPDVGMAVPVHVARRFLQQALDNRI, from the coding sequence ATGAAGCCGTTGCTTGCAAGCCTGAACGATGAGTTGGCGGCTCTTGTCGAGCAAACCCTGCCCAGCCTGGTCGAGATTCGCAACGGGCCGCGCGGCAGCGGCGCCGGCACCATCTGGCACGGCGACGGTCTGATCGTGACCAATGCCCATGTGGTGGCGGGCCGGGGTCAGCGGTCATCGCTGCAGGCGATGCTGCACGATGGCCGCACCCTGCCCGCCCGCCTCCTTGCCCTCGACGCCGAACTGGACCTGGCGGCGTTGTCGGTGGCGGCAACGGGGTTGCCCGCCATCCGGCTGGGGAACTCGCAAGAGCTGCGGCCTGGTCAATGGGTGTTGGCCCTGGGCCATCCCTGGGGCGTGCGCGGGGCGGCGACGGCCGGGATCGTCATCGGCGGCGCGGCGGCGTATCCGGCTGGCGCCGACGACTGGCGGGCGGGCGACTGGTTGGCCGTCAGCCTCCATCTGCGCCCTGGCTACTCAGGTGGGGCGCTGGTAGACGAGGCCGGCCAGCTGGTAGGGATCAACACGATGATGACCGGGCCGGATGTGGGCATGGCCGTGCCGGTGCATGTGGCCCGGCGTTTCTTGCAGCAGGCGCTCGACAACCGTATCTGA
- a CDS encoding EamA family transporter, giving the protein MGKHIAARPTSPSQGRDLPWQGLAYLSAVYVIWGSTYLAIRVAVRPGSGFPPFTMGATRILLAGALIFGLSALRRYRLRVTGRELGLLAASGLLLWTGGNGLVVWAEQRANSGYAALIISTVPIWIALIEAIIDRRWPSRQLVAALLVGFIGIIVLTAPELRGANQADLLALAALLLSPLSWSLGSILQQRRPVAQPVLVTSAYQHLFGGLGFAIAMLLTHEPRPGPSPEAWLAWLYLVTVGSLIGFTSFLQALRLLPISIATTYAYVNPVVAVSLGALILHEPITPWMVAGSLLVLVGVAGIFRLKYRRQHSQNATRADYVK; this is encoded by the coding sequence ATGGGAAAACATATAGCCGCGAGGCCTACGTCCCCCAGCCAGGGGCGTGACCTGCCCTGGCAGGGACTGGCCTATCTTTCGGCCGTCTATGTAATCTGGGGCAGCACCTATCTGGCCATCCGAGTAGCTGTACGACCAGGGTCTGGCTTCCCGCCGTTTACGATGGGGGCCACGCGTATTCTGTTGGCGGGTGCGCTCATCTTCGGGTTGAGTGCACTCCGCCGCTACCGCTTGCGAGTCACAGGCCGAGAACTGGGGCTATTGGCGGCCTCCGGGCTGCTGTTGTGGACGGGAGGGAATGGTCTGGTGGTATGGGCCGAACAGCGCGCAAATTCGGGTTATGCCGCGCTGATCATCAGCACGGTTCCGATCTGGATCGCCTTGATCGAGGCTATCATCGACCGACGCTGGCCCTCGCGCCAGCTAGTGGCGGCGCTGCTGGTGGGGTTCATTGGCATCATAGTGCTTACGGCTCCTGAATTGCGTGGAGCCAATCAGGCGGATCTTTTGGCCCTGGCAGCTTTGCTGCTGTCGCCGCTCAGTTGGTCGTTAGGGTCGATCCTCCAACAGCGGCGGCCGGTGGCGCAACCGGTGCTTGTCACATCGGCCTACCAGCATCTATTCGGCGGGCTTGGTTTCGCCATCGCCATGCTCCTGACCCACGAACCTCGCCCCGGTCCCAGCCCCGAAGCCTGGCTGGCCTGGCTGTATCTGGTCACGGTCGGTTCGCTCATCGGCTTCACATCCTTTTTGCAGGCGCTGCGGCTGCTACCGATCAGCATTGCGACGACCTATGCCTATGTCAATCCGGTGGTAGCCGTCAGCCTGGGCGCGCTGATCTTACACGAGCCAATTACACCGTGGATGGTAGCCGGCAGCTTGCTGGTGTTGGTGGGCGTAGCCGGCATCTTTCGCCTGAAATACCGGAGACAGCACTCACAAAATGCAACTCGTGCAGATTATGTCAAATGA
- a CDS encoding S1C family serine protease: MTTLLQQLSDGLAEAVATAGQSIVRVEARRRLAASGIVWSADGLILTAHHVVEAKEGIRIGLPNGEMAAAAVVGRDPTTDLALLRAEARLTPPTWLEPDGLRVGHLVLAVGRPQQQVQSTLGVVSALDGGWRTGAGGKVDSYLQTDLTMYPGFSGGALLSVGGGVIGLNSSALARGVTVSLPVPTLRRVATALAAHGHVRRGYLGVGVQTVRLPAGLAEQLGQETGALITSVEPGSAADEAGLVLGDTLVAFDNQAVRRVDDVQAALSDDRRGAEVVLRIVRGGKVQELAARVGERG, translated from the coding sequence ATGACCACACTCTTACAACAACTTTCGGATGGCCTGGCCGAAGCCGTAGCAACGGCGGGCCAAAGCATCGTGCGGGTGGAGGCGAGGCGAAGGCTGGCGGCCAGCGGCATCGTCTGGAGCGCCGATGGCCTCATCCTCACCGCCCATCACGTGGTCGAAGCCAAGGAAGGAATTCGCATCGGCCTGCCCAACGGCGAAATGGCGGCGGCGGCCGTAGTCGGTCGCGACCCCACCACCGACCTGGCCCTCCTGCGCGCCGAGGCTCGCCTGACCCCACCCACCTGGCTGGAACCGGATGGGCTGCGCGTCGGCCACCTGGTGTTGGCGGTCGGTCGTCCGCAGCAGCAAGTGCAGAGCACCCTCGGCGTGGTCAGCGCCCTGGACGGAGGCTGGCGCACGGGCGCGGGCGGCAAGGTCGATAGCTATCTCCAGACCGACCTGACCATGTACCCCGGTTTTTCGGGCGGGGCGCTGCTGAGCGTCGGCGGCGGCGTCATCGGTCTCAACAGTTCCGCCCTGGCGCGCGGTGTCACCGTCAGCCTGCCGGTTCCCACCCTGAGGCGCGTGGCCACAGCTCTGGCTGCGCACGGGCATGTGCGCCGCGGCTACCTGGGTGTAGGCGTCCAGACCGTGCGGCTGCCGGCAGGGCTGGCCGAACAGTTGGGCCAGGAAACGGGGGCGTTGATCACCTCAGTCGAGCCGGGTAGCGCCGCCGACGAAGCCGGGCTGGTGCTGGGCGATACCCTCGTCGCCTTCGACAACCAAGCCGTGCGTCGCGTCGATGATGTACAGGCGGCGCTGAGCGACGACCGCAGGGGTGCAGAAGTGGTCCTTCGCATCGTGCGCGGCGGCAAGGTTCAGGAGCTGGCCGCGCGGGTGGGCGAGCGAGGCTGA
- the map gene encoding type I methionyl aminopeptidase, translating into MFHKKSNDVILKTPQDIAHLRTAGRLVAEIFAMLRQHVQPGVSSKELDRIVEEFISQKGAQPLYKGYRGAQAKHPPFPGVICASVNEEICHGIPNGRVLKAGDIIAIDIGLRFRGYCGDACVTYPVGVISAEAQHLLDVTEKCLELGVAASRVGNFLYDIGTAIHNYADGQQMAVVREWGGHGIGRSLHEGPSVSHTRMDSRGPRLRPGMVYTIEPMINLGTHEWELLKDGWTVVTADHRLSAQFEHTVAITPKGPEILTRL; encoded by the coding sequence ATGTTCCACAAAAAATCCAACGACGTCATCCTGAAGACTCCCCAGGACATTGCCCATCTGCGCACGGCCGGACGGCTGGTGGCGGAAATCTTCGCCATGCTCCGCCAACACGTGCAGCCTGGCGTTAGCAGCAAAGAACTCGATCGTATCGTCGAGGAGTTCATCAGCCAGAAGGGCGCCCAACCGCTTTATAAGGGCTACCGCGGCGCCCAGGCCAAACATCCACCGTTTCCGGGCGTCATCTGCGCTTCGGTCAATGAAGAAATCTGCCACGGCATCCCCAATGGCCGCGTGCTAAAAGCAGGCGACATCATCGCCATCGACATCGGCTTGCGCTTTCGCGGCTATTGCGGCGATGCCTGCGTCACCTACCCGGTCGGCGTCATCTCCGCCGAGGCCCAGCACTTGCTCGATGTCACCGAGAAATGCCTGGAGCTTGGCGTCGCTGCCTCGCGGGTGGGCAACTTCCTCTATGATATCGGCACCGCCATCCACAACTACGCCGACGGGCAGCAGATGGCGGTGGTGCGCGAGTGGGGCGGGCATGGCATCGGGCGCAGTCTGCACGAGGGGCCATCGGTCTCGCATACGCGCATGGATTCGCGCGGCCCGCGACTGCGCCCGGGGATGGTGTACACCATCGAGCCGATGATCAACCTGGGCACGCACGAATGGGAACTGCTGAAGGATGGCTGGACGGTGGTGACGGCAGATCACCGGCTTTCGGCGCAGTTCGAGCACACGGTGGCGATCACGCCCAAAGGCCCGGAGATTCTGACCAGACTCTGA